One stretch of Trueperaceae bacterium DNA includes these proteins:
- a CDS encoding M20/M25/M40 family metallo-hydrolase — protein sequence GEHEFLGLPWITPTILMAPAKGEAQLNVMPDEAYLALDVRTVPGQDHDALEEEIRSVARGLEAATPRLRFAVERFESRPWTSTDPHDPLVAAVEAVYEPVLGTPPRYGGVPGATDGTFLWAWKGVPIVTIGPGDRTIPHQVNEFVRLPDVVAAARLYAAASVAYLAS from the coding sequence GGCGAGCACGAGTTCCTCGGCCTGCCCTGGATCACGCCGACGATCCTCATGGCGCCGGCCAAGGGCGAGGCGCAGCTCAACGTCATGCCCGACGAGGCGTACCTGGCCCTCGACGTCCGCACCGTGCCGGGGCAGGACCACGACGCTCTCGAGGAGGAGATCCGGTCCGTCGCGCGCGGGCTCGAGGCGGCCACGCCGCGTCTGCGGTTCGCCGTCGAGCGCTTCGAGTCGCGCCCCTGGACGTCCACGGACCCGCACGACCCGCTAGTAGCGGCCGTCGAGGCCGTCTACGAGCCGGTCCTCGGCACGCCGCCCCGCTACGGCGGCGTCCCCGGCGCCACCGACGGCACGTTCCTGTGGGCGTGGAAGGGCGTCCCGATCGTGACGATCGGGCCGGGCGACAGGACGATCCCCCACCAGGTGAACGAGTTCGTGAGGCTCCCTGACGTCGTGGCGGCCGCCCGCCTTTACGCCGCCGCGTCCGTGGCC